TGATATAAAACGCATTATGAatcatgtgtttatatatatttctaactTAAATATTCAAAATTGGCACTGAGAAACCACTGTATTTGTCAACAAGTTTATAggggaaaagagaaagaaaaaataagacaATGGAAAAGTATAACAGTTGAAGTTGCAAATATCAATTTATTTCACAATAactcaataacaaaataaataagtcaataatagcaataaatagcattaaataataaatagttaacGAATACTTCAtacatattttcatatatataacaCACAGGAAATCGTCAATATGAGATTCAAGTATTATTTCAGCGTTCAGCAACACAAACGATCATCGCGACAGTCAGACGTCCTCATGAGTTCAGACTTATAAAAACAAGCTCTACTTGTGAGGCTATGCTAAATATCTACCCTTCAAGTGAAACATATTCAAGTAAGCTAAATCTAAAACCTTTCAAGTATCATTCCTCAAGCTTTTTGTTCGTCATTCAAGTCCATCAAACGTCTCCTCCGTTTGTGTTTACTTCACTTCGCTCTAAAACGATGTAGTCTTATAGTTTTGAGCACCACAGGAGCTCGTTTTTCCAAAAAGGCTTGGATTAAGAAGTCCACCGACTTGTTTAAGAGTTCATTTAGTTCTCGGAACCAAGTCTGTGATAGACTGGATAGAGAAGAGCCACCACATATCCATTTCTCCGGCTCTGCTGGTGCTGGTAGATCGCGGTGAAATCCTCCTCCTCCCATACGGAGCTCGGGCACGTAGTGTTCAGGAGCCAGAAATTGTCCATTTTCTCCCCGTTCCTGGAGCTTGGGGACTCGTATGGCATCTGGATGAACTCCTCAGGGCAGTTGCTCATCATTTGTTTAGCTTGCTCTTCAGCAGACTGGAAAGGGAGCACGTTATATGCAGACGCCTCAGTCTGCGGAGTCTCCACGGATCCCTCCTCGGTGTAGATCTGCATGAAAACCACCATGCATAAAATGAGCAGCCAGCGTTTAACCGGGCTCTTTTCGGCTGGTGGAAGATATTTGCGCACTTTGGCTGGGTACATGACCCTTGTGTTCCTCTTGCGCGGCCGAACTGGAGCTCCGCGCTGCGGGAAAGCGCCGGGCTGCTGCGGCTCCGGGATCCGCTCAAAAGTGAAGATTTCCGGCTCGGTGTTGCGCGGCATCATCGGTCTGAAGCCGAACtgcggttgtggctggaagaagTTGTTTGATGGTAATGTGAAAATCAGACTGTCTGATCTGGTTAGCATTGTTAGTTCAGGTCGGTTCCAGTTGTACTTGCTCTTGTGTCTCTGGATCGCAAAAGTGACTTCTCTAACTTCAGAGTGAGGTCtatatattttggttttaagagACGCCCATAGAGTAAAGCCACACCCTTCGGATGGAAAATAGTGGGATTTTTCACACAAAAAAGTACAAGGTTTTAGACTAATGTGAGATGTTAAGGTTAGAGAGTCGTTGAGAGCCGTGAAGAGATTGACTTCATGAGAGGTtatataaaatcaaaaacaacactattttagaaaccaaacatcacTGGATCACTTGAACTTCTTTTAAAGAAaacgattttattttattgtatttttctctCTAAATGTgtgaattataaaatgatttttaagacTGTCAgctgtttatattttacattcatttccTAAAGATGGAAATCATTAACTAAAAATCATTTAATTACAGCCTTAAAGACGGAAAATATtggatttaacaaaaaaagtaagaTTTTAGGCTAATGCGAGTGAGAATAGAGAGAATTGTTGAGAGTCATGAAGAGATTGACTTCATGAGAGGTtatataaaatcaaaaacaacacatttttataaaCCAAACATCACTGGATCACTTTAACTTcttttaaacaaaactattttattttattgtatttttctctCTAAATGTGTGAATTATAAAGTGATTTTTAAGACTgtcaactgtttatattttacattcatttatttcctaaagATGGAAATCATTAGCTAAAATCAAATAATTACAGCCTTAAAGACGGAAAATATtggatttaacaaaaaaagtaagaTTTTAGGCTAATGCGAGTGAGAATAGAGAGAATTGTTGAGAGTCATGAAGAGATTGACTTCATGAGAGGTtatataaaatcaaaaacaacacatttttagaaaccaaacatcacTGGATCACTTTAACTTCTTTTAAACAAaacgattttattttattgtatttttctctCTAAATGTgtgaattataaaatgatttttaagacTGTCAgctgtttatattttacattcatttccTAAAGATGGAAATCATTAACTAAAAATCATTTAATTACAGCCTTAAAGACGGAAAATATtggatttaacaaaaaaagtaagaTTTTAGGCTAATGCGAGTGAGAATAGAGAGAATTGTTGAGAGTCATGAAGAGATTGACTTCATGAGAGGTtatataaaatcaaaaacaacacatttttataaaCCAAACATCACTGGATCACTTTAACTTcttttaaacaaaactattttattttattgtatttttctctCTAAATGTGTGAATTATAAAGTGATTTTTAAGACTgtcaactgtttatattttacattcatttatttcctaaagATGGAAATCATTAGCTAAAATCAAATAATTACAGCCTTAAAGACGGAAAATATtggatttaacaaaaaaagtaagaTTTTAGGCTAATGCGAGTGAGAATAGAGAGAATTGTTGAGAGTCATGAAGAGATTGACTTCATGAGAGGTtatataaaatcaaaaacaacacatttttagaaaccaaacatcacTGGATCACTTTAACTTCTTTTAAACAAaacgattttattttattgtattttctctcTAAATGTgtgaattataaaatgatttttaagacTGTCTggtgtttatattttacattcatttatttcctaaagATGGAAATCATTAACTGAAAATCATTTAATTACAGCCTTAAAGACGGAAAATtggatttaacaaaaaaaaaattaaggttttAGACTCATGCGAGAGAGAATAGAGAGAATTGTTGAGAGTCATGAAGAGATTGACTTCATGTGAGGTTATTTAAAATCaatccaaaacaaaacatttttattactgGATCACTTTAAGTATAGAAAGAAAACAAttagattttattgtattttct
This Danio aesculapii chromosome 5, fDanAes4.1, whole genome shotgun sequence DNA region includes the following protein-coding sequences:
- the ier3 gene encoding radiation-inducible immediate-early gene IEX-1 produces the protein MLTRSDSLIFTLPSNNFFQPQPQFGFRPMMPRNTEPEIFTFERIPEPQQPGAFPQRGAPVRPRKRNTRVMYPAKVRKYLPPAEKSPVKRWLLILCMVVFMQIYTEEGSVETPQTEASAYNVLPFQSAEEQAKQMMSNCPEEFIQMPYESPSSRNGEKMDNFWLLNTTCPSSVWEEEDFTAIYQHQQSRRNGYVVALLYPVYHRLGSEN